The Bacillota bacterium genome window below encodes:
- a CDS encoding metalloregulator ArsR/SmtB family transcription factor, giving the protein MCDIVAQFPQGQPAISHHLKVLRGAGLVTAERRGLWVYYRVSPSGLMEAWRAIGRLMP; this is encoded by the coding sequence GTGTGCGATATCGTGGCGCAATTCCCGCAGGGGCAGCCGGCGATCTCCCATCACCTCAAGGTCTTGCGAGGTGCGGGCCTTGTCACGGCGGAACGGCGCGGTCTGTGGGTCTACTATCGGGTCTCGCCATCCGGGCTGATGGAGGCCTGGCGTGCCATTGGCCGGTTGATGCCGTGA